The following proteins are encoded in a genomic region of Nocardioides sp. cx-173:
- a CDS encoding oligopeptide/dipeptide ABC transporter ATP-binding protein, whose amino-acid sequence MSIAQTSAPQTEPVERQVVLSARDIVVEYRSAKGAPVRAVRGVDLDLLQGETLGVVGESGCGKSSLGKSLVQLPPPTSGEVMLAGQPLTGLSQRRLRPLRRRIQLVFQDPISSLNPRRTALEIVADPLRLVGHPEVRKTALAALEDVGVDERMADRRPHELSGGQCQRISIARAVVQNPEVLICDEPVSALDVSVQAAVLNLLEKMKAEHHLSMIFISHDLAVVKNISDRVAVMYLGKICELAPATALYARPLHHYTTLLLDSIPNPGAERKPRRARNEISRKAPSAGCPFAARCPAATELCHTTEPELVELEPGHQVACHHPVSTPQPVG is encoded by the coding sequence ATGAGCATCGCCCAGACCTCCGCGCCCCAGACCGAGCCCGTTGAGCGGCAGGTGGTCCTCTCCGCCCGCGACATCGTCGTGGAGTACCGCTCCGCCAAGGGTGCCCCCGTGCGCGCCGTACGCGGCGTCGACCTCGACCTGCTCCAGGGCGAGACCCTCGGCGTGGTGGGGGAGTCCGGCTGCGGCAAGTCCTCGCTGGGCAAGTCCCTGGTGCAGCTGCCGCCCCCCACCTCCGGCGAGGTGATGCTCGCGGGCCAGCCGCTGACCGGGCTCAGCCAACGGCGCCTGCGCCCGCTGCGGCGCCGGATCCAGCTGGTCTTCCAGGACCCGATCTCCTCGCTCAACCCGCGCCGCACGGCGCTGGAGATCGTGGCCGACCCGCTGCGCCTGGTCGGGCACCCCGAGGTGCGCAAGACCGCCCTGGCGGCGCTCGAGGACGTCGGCGTCGACGAGCGGATGGCCGACCGCCGTCCGCACGAGCTCTCCGGCGGGCAGTGCCAGCGGATCTCGATCGCGCGCGCGGTCGTGCAGAACCCTGAGGTGCTGATCTGCGACGAGCCGGTCTCCGCACTGGACGTCTCGGTGCAGGCGGCGGTGCTCAACCTGCTGGAGAAGATGAAGGCCGAGCACCACCTGTCGATGATCTTCATCTCCCACGACCTCGCGGTCGTGAAGAACATCAGCGACCGGGTGGCGGTGATGTACCTCGGCAAGATCTGCGAGCTCGCGCCCGCCACCGCCCTCTACGCCCGGCCGCTGCACCACTACACGACGCTGCTGCTCGACTCGATCCCCAACCCCGGCGCCGAGCGCAAGCCCCGCCGAGCGCGCAACGAGATCTCCCGCAAGGCGCCGAGTGCCGGCTGCCCGTTCGCGGCGCGCTGCCCCGCCGCCACCGAGCTGTGTCACACCACCGAGCCGGAGCTCGTCGAGCTCGAGCCGGGCCATCAGGTCGCCTGCCACCACCCGGTCAGCACTCCCCAGCCGGTGGGATGA